The following proteins come from a genomic window of Crassostrea angulata isolate pt1a10 chromosome 1, ASM2561291v2, whole genome shotgun sequence:
- the LOC128163844 gene encoding uncharacterized protein LOC128163844 — protein MMSMFQAFIVGIGLWLHLSPVLCFPWNTHAKKFRCPVPSKAEVDTCLKTDRCCSPEPVFEDTCFRGCKENCESEYSFYGCSNTCPPPPKENLKDCVNYDPLCSIHFMSIDVEGRSCFYGCVMLCI, from the exons ATGATGTCTATGTTCCAAGCTTTTATCGTCGGTATCGGTCTTTGGTTGCATCTGTCCCCTGTACTGTGTTTTCCTTGGAATACCC ACGCCAAGAAGTTTCGATGTCCAGTGCCGTCCAAGGCTGAAGTCGACACCTGTCTGAAGACCGATCGCTGCTGCTCCCCCGAGCCAGTGTTTGAGGACACGTGTTTCAGGGGGTGCAAGGAAAACTGTGAGA GTGAATACAGTTTCTACGGCTGTTCCAACACCTGCCCGCCTCCACCCAAAGAAAACCTTAAAGACTGCGTCAACTACGACCCCCTGTGTTCCATCCATTTTATGTCAATTGACGTGGAAGGTCGAAGCTGTTTTTATGGCTGTGTGATGCTCTGTATCTAA
- the LOC128190489 gene encoding uncharacterized protein LOC128190489, with translation MVTPQSVSFGTMMGLIIAVCIGVGSTFSLKPDLNRCRFNDPPDLTSCIIRDPCCFVTPVFEFGCFTGCRVACHNSLDCERACPVLTEYDVQNCVNTDNHCFVEKLWEEIGGRKCFKGCVKACT, from the exons ATGGTAACTCCGCAGAGTGTTTCCTTTGGTACCATGATGGGTTTGATTATTGCAGTTTGTATTGGAGTCGGttcaacattttctttaaaaccgG ACCTCAATAGATGCAGGTTTAATGATCCTCCGGACCTTACCTCTTGCATCATAAGGGATCCGTGCTGTTTCGTTACTCCGGTGTTTGAGTTCGGTTGTTTCACCGGTTGTCGTGTTGCATGTCACA atAGCCTAGACTGTGAGAGGGCGTGTCCGGTTTTGACAGAATACGATGTCCAGAACTGTGTCAACACGGACAACCATTGCTTTGTGGAGAAACTATGGGAGGAGATAGGCGGGAGAAAGTGCTTCAAGGGCTGTGTGAAAGCCTGTACTTAA